TGATTAGCGAATTCTTCCCTATAATGCGAAGTGTTGGGATCAATGATTTCTATATTTTCTAAATTCAAGTTTAAGTTTTTCGCTTGGGAATTAATGGCCTCTTTATCGCCTAATAAGATCAATCCTACCGCACCCATAGCGTTCAAACGATGCACGGCTTTTAAAATCCTTTCATCTTCGCTCTCGGGTAAAACGACTTTTTTAATCTGCCTTTTAGCCTTTTTTCCAAACCCATTTGAAAGGCTAAAGGGGTAATAATCTCGCTTTTTGTTTGCAACACGCTTTCCATCACGCTCGCTTCTAATGTGCATTGTTGCTTGCAAAGAGACGCGCTTAAAAAATGTGGTTTTTCAAGCATCTCACCCGCAAATAGCCCTAAAGCGAAAGGGGCTTCTTTTTTGAGAATATGAGAATGCATGGCTTTCAAATATTCCAAACTCGTTTGCGCGACAGCCACCATAGGAGCGTTTAAATGCTTGGCTAAAATGGTGTTTAAATCTAACAGAGCGTTTAAGAAAAACTTCGGCGCATACCCCAAATTAATGACAAAATCATGCGTGGATTGTAATTCATCATAGCGTTTGAGAATCGTTTCAAATAGTAACTCTTCTTGAGCGGTGCTCACAAGCTCTAAAGCCTTTTGTTTGTCTATGGCGCTATGGATCTCTAAAGAGCTTAGACCCTCGCACCCCCCCAAGCCCTCGCACTCCCCACTAATGGGCGAAAATAAGGCGATTTTTTGATAGCGCGGTTTTAGCGCTTTTAAAAGACTCTTACAAGCAACCCCTAAAACTTCGGTATCCTCTGGGTAAATCCATAAACTTTGCATGCCAATCTCCCTAAAATCATCGTTTTTATTCAATTGTAGCAAAATTTAATTAAACCTAAACGAAACCATAGTTTTGTAAAAAGGCTTTTAGCATTTTTTAGATTTGATCATTCATCTTAAGGAACTCTTTTTGCTTGACTCCTACCATGTAAAATAAAAGAGTTGTTTTAAAGGATAGTCATGCCATCTCCTGTTAATCCCATTCACACCAACACAAACGCTTTAAATGGCGGGGCGAAAAACGAAGTTAAAGACGCCAAAAACGCCCCTAAAAGCGCATCAAAGGATTTCAGCAAGATCTTAAACCAAAAGATCTCTAAAGACAAAACCGCCCCTAAAGAATTATCAAGCTCTAGCACTTTAAAAACCACGCCTAAAGACGCTAAAGCGCTTGAAAAAACCCCTACCCTACCCCACCAACACGCTCAAAATCTCGCCAAAAACCAACAAGCCCCTACCCTAAAAGATTGGCTCAACCACCCAAAAACCCACCCAACAGCCCCACATGAGGCCCAACATGAAACCCATGAAGCTAATGAAACTAACCCCAAAACCCCTAACGAAACTTTAAACAAGAATGAAAAAAAGCCTAACGAAGTTGCTTCTAACGCTCATCAAACAAACTTGCCTAATAAAAACCCTATAACCCCTAACCACGCTAACAACACTAATAAAACCCCCACCACCCCTACCCATAGCGCCAAAGATCCAAAAACCCTTAAAGACATCCAAACGCTCAGCCAAAAACATGACCTAAACGCCAGCAACATTCAAGCGGCCACGACCCTAGAAAATAAAAACCCCTTAAATGCGAGCGATCAGCTCGCTTTGAAAACAACGCAAACGCCCACTAACCACACCCTTGCAAAGAACGACTCTAAAAACACCGCTAACCTTTCTAGCGTTTTGCAATCTTTAGAAAAAAAAGAACCGCCAAATAAAGAACACGCAAACCCCCATAATGAAAAAAAAATGCCCCCTTTAAAGGAAGCTTTAGAAATGAACGCCATTAAGAGGGATAAAACGCTTTCTAAAAAAAAGCCAGAAAAAACCCCCATTCACGCTAAAACCCAGACCACAGCCCAAGCCACAACGCCAGAAAATGCCCTTAAAATCCCTCTTAAAACGCCCCCTTTAATGCCTTTAATAGGAGCTAACCCCCCTAACGATAATATTCCAACGCCATTAGAAAAAGAAGAAAAAACTAAAGAAATAAGCGACAATAAAGAAAAAGCTAAAGAAACTAGTAGCAGCGCTCAAAGCGCGCAAAACACCCAAGCTAGCGATAAGACAAGCGACAATAAAAGCATCGCCCCTAAAGAAACGATCAAGCATTTCACCCAACAATTAAAACAAGAAATCCAAGAATACAAACCCCCCATGAGCAAGATCTCTATGGATTTATTCCCTAAGGAATTGGGCAAGGTTGAAGTAACCATTCAAAAAGTGGGTAAAAACCTTAAAGTGAGCGTGATTTCTCACAATAACAGCTTGCAAACCTTTTTGGACAACCAACAAGATCTTAAAAACAGCTTGAACGCTTTAGGCTTTGAAGGGGTGGATTTGAGCTTTTCGCAAGATTTTTCTAAAGAGCAACAAGCCCCCAAAGATCAACCAAAAGAGCCATTTAAAGAACAGGAATTAACCCCCTTAAAAGAAAACGCCCTAAAAAGCTACCAAGAGAACACAGACCATGAAAACCAAGAAACGAGCATGCAAATCACTCTTTATGCGTGATTTTAAGCGAGTTTGCTCTATAATTAAGACATCTTTAATAAGGAAGAGATCATGGCCATTGATTTAGCAGAAGTTACAGGAGCTAAAGCCGCGCAAGAAAGGAAAAAAGAACAGCCCACCATCGCTAACGGGTTGGATAAAAACGCTTTCATGAAACTCTTTTTAGAGCAATTGAAAAATCAAGACCCCACCGCTCCTATGGAAACGGATAAAATCATCACCCAAACCGCGCAACTCACGCAAGTGGAAATGCAAGAAGAAAACAAAAAAACCATGCAAGAAGTCGCTAGCGCGATGAAATCCAATAAAGAAACTAACGAATCTTTAAAAGACTTTCAAGGCACTTTAAAAGACACCATGGAAAACCTGAACAAGGGCATGGACGATAGCTTAAAGGCTAATAACGCTTTAAGGGAAGTAACAGCACTCAATTCTGTGAGCATGATAGGCAAAATCGCTGAAACCGATGTGAGCGGGGCGAATTTTGACGGCAACAACAAGCTTTCTTTTTCGCTCTTTTTTGATGAAAAAATTGACGCTTCTAAAGGAGTGCCAGCGATTCAAATCTTAAATGAAAATAATGAATTAGTCAAAACGATTTCCTTAAAAGATTATAATGGGCAAAAAGGGTATATCAATTTTGAATGGGACGGCACAAACGAAAAGGGCGAAAAAGTCCCTAAAGGCAATTACAAAATCAAGGCTGAATACAATTTAGACTCTCAAAGCAAGCAGTATTTACAAACGCGCATTGGTAGGGGCGAAGTGGAGAGCGTGATTTTTGATAAAGGCAAGCCCATGCTGAGAATGGGCGAAATGATTTTACCCATAGACAGCGCAATAGAGTTTTACAAACCGGATCAGAAACCGATTGATCAAAAACTCTCTGATCAAAAAGCCCTTGAACAGAAAATCTCTGAGCAAAAACCGCTTGATCAAAAACTCTCGGATCAAAAACTCTCTGAACAAAAACCGCAAGAACCGCTTGATCAAAAATTCTCGGATCAGAAGCCTCAAAAACTCTCTGATCAAAAACCCCAAACTCCCCCTAAAGAGACAGCATGAACGACACCTTATTAAACGCTTATAGCGGGATCAAGACCCACCAGTTTGGTATTGACAGCCTTTCCAATAATATCGCCAATGTCAATACTTTAGGCTATCGCTCCAATGATCCGGAGTTTAAGACCTTGTTTTCTTCGCATTTAGACGCTTTGAACGCCAAATCCGTTGTGGCTAACGACCGAAATTACGGCGTTACAGGCTCAGGCAATGTCCTTTCTAATAAGGACGGCGAATACATGCCAAGTGAGGGGGAATTCCACATGGCGTATCAAGGGAAGGGCTGGTTTGTGATAGGGCCCAATAAAAATGGGGAAATGACCATTAATAAAGACGGCTTTAGCAAAAAACAGGATAATTTTCTCACGCGTGCCGGCAATTTCGCACGAGACGCCGATGGCTATTTAGTAACCCCTGAGGGCTATTATGTCTATGGTATTGATTTGAAAAAGATCAAAGACGGCACGCTCAATTCCACCGCTAGAGATGAAGACATTGAAAAATTGCATGGCAACACCCTTTCGCCCTTACAAATCCCCCAGGATTTGACTTACCAGCCCGTGCTTAGCACGAAAGTGAATATCAGCGTGAATCTAAACCCTAAAGATCATTTAAAAGGCGTGCAAGATTTTTTCTTAAACGATAAGGGCGAAATCATTAAAGAGCGTTTTTTAAACCAGGACATTAACGCTTTAGCGAATAACGATAACGAGCCAATAGACGCGATCACGAATCGCAAATTGAATGTGAGTATCCAAAAAGAAGATGGCAAAAAAGAGGATTTTGTTTTCACTTATGGGGACGCTGAAAAAGGCGAAAACCAATTCAAAACTTTAGGCGATTTGCAAAAACTCCTTAAAGAAAAAACCGGGCTAGACTTAAACCTCATCAAAAGCGAAAAAGACGCCAAAAGCCCCCCCCTTTTATTAGAGATCGCTAATCCTAGCCAAACGCCTATCACCTTTAGCTTGAGCGGGGGCATTGCGGATAAATTGGGCTTGAAAGCGGACGGAATGGAACTGAAAAAGGGCATTAGCAGGGATTCAGTAGCGATCAAAATCCCTTATTACAGCACAGAAGTGGATATTTATGATAAAGCCGGGGATAAATACTTGCTCCAAAGCGAATATTACATGACCAATTCCAACGATCCCACATCAAGCCCCACGAGTAAAAGGAAAAACCAAACTTGGGAAGTGAAAAGCTACATCGTAGATCCCAAAAACAAAACCCCTATCAATGATCCCACTTGGGAAATTGTCGGCTTTGATTCAGCCACGCATAAAATGAAATCCGCTCCCATGACTTTGGATTTTAAAGGCAATAAGCTCACCTATTCTTTAGATAAAAGCGAAAACCATGATTCTAGCGATTTGTCTTATCAAGACTCTAAACTCTTAGAAGCGAGTCAAGACGGCAAGCCTAGGGGCATTTTTAGAGACATGCGCATTGAAGAAAATGGCGTGATTTCTCTAGCCTTTAGTAACGGGGTGGTAGAGCCGGTCGCTCGCATCGGTATTTTAGCTTTCACTAACGATCAAGGCTTAAGGAAAATCGGCGGTAATCTCTATGAAATGCAAGAAGGCACCATTAATGGCGAAAACAGACCCCTAAGCGGTAACCCCATTTTAGGGTGGGACGAAGAGGGCAAGCTCAAGTTTGGGAAAATCAGGCATAAATATTTAGAAACGAGCAACGTGAATGCCGGGAACGCCCTAACCAATCTCATTTTAATGCAAAGAGGCTATTCCATGAACGCTAGGGCCTTTGGCGCGGGCGATGACATGATTAAAGAAGCCATTAGCTTGAAAAAATAAAAGGCTGAAATAAGGAGTATGGTAAAATATCCTTTTTAATAAGGATATTTAATGATACCCACACAGCTTAATGAAATTGCAGAATTTTTAAAAACAAACCCTTATCATTTGTCGCAACCCTTACAGGATGGGCGATTGAATTCATCGGTCAATGAAGAAGAAATTTTAAATACTATTAAGGATTATTTTCCTATCCAACTGCCAAAAGCTAGAGAGTGGTGGGATTTTAGTTTTGAAGAAAACGATATTTTTTATCCTGTTAATATTAAAACCACCACCACAAAAACCGCTGACAATCTTAATTGCAAATTAGGGATTTACTATGCATTATGCGGCTTATTACCGGAATTTAATAACGAAATCGCATGGTAAAATACTTCCAAAAACTTCACAAAGACTTAGGCACAAACACCGATAGGGATTATTATTTTTTGATTATCAACAAAAACGATCCTAAAGATATTTTTATCAATTCCTTAAAAGGCATTCAAACTCTTCAGCCAAATGGCAATAACTTGCCCTTCCAATGCAAGTGGGACAACAACAGAGAAATCGTTCAAAGAAACTTTATTGAAAGTAAAAACTTCATCTTAAGCGCTTTAGCCAAAAGCGTTAAGTTACGAGCTAATATTTATTTAACATTCAAAGAAGTTTTTGGAGAATTTTTTGAATAATTTAGATATTAAAACTTTAGGGCAGGTTTTCACCCCTAAAAATATAGTGGATTTCATGCTCACTCTAAAGCACAATCATGGGAGTGTTTTAGAACCGAGTGCGGGCGATGGGAGTTTTTTAAAGCGCTTAAAAAAGGCTGTAGGGATTGAAATCGATCCTAAAATCTGCCCTAAAAATGCCCTTTGCATGGACTTTTTTGACTACCCTTTAGAAAATCAATTTGACACCATTATCGGTAACCCGCCCTATGTCAAGCACAAGGATATTGCGCCAAGCACGAAAGAAAAACTCCATTACAGCCTTTTTGATGAAAGGAGTAATCTCTACTTGTTCTTCATAGAAAAAGCGATCAAGCATTTAAAGCCTAAAGGCGAATTGATTTTCATCACCCCAAGGGATTTTTTAAAATCCACTTCTAGCGTGAAATTAAACGAATGGATTCACAAAGAAGGCACGATAACGCATTTTTTTGAATTAGGCGATCAAAAGATTTTCCCAAACGCCATGCCCAATTGCGTGATTTTTCGTTTTTGTAAGGGTGATTTCAGTAGAATCACCAACGATGGTTTGCAATTTGTGTGCAAAAAAGGCATTTTGTATTTCCTCAACCAATCTTACACGCAAAAATTAAGCGAGATTTTTAAGGTTAAAGTGGGGGCAGTGAGCGGGTGCGATAAGATTTTTAAAAATGAAAAATACGGGAATTTAGAATTTGTCACCTCAATCACGAAAAGAACCAATGTTTTAGAAAAAATGGTTTTTGTCAATAAACCTAATGATTATTTACTCCAGCATAAAGATAGCTTGATGCAAAGAAAGATTAAAAAATTCAATGAAGATAATTGGTTTGAGTGGGGGAGAATGCATCACATATCCCCTAAAAAACGCATTTATGTCAATACTAAAACGTGCCAAAAAAACCCCTTTTTTATCCACCAATGCCCAAATTATGACGGCTCTATTTTAGCGCTATTCCCTTATAACCAAAACTTAGATTTACAAAACCTCTGCGATAAACTCAACGCTATCAACTGGCAAGAATTGGGCTTTGTGTGCGATGGGCGTTTTTTGTTTTCGCAACGCTCTTTAGAAAACGCTCTTTTGCCTAAAGACTTTTTAAACTAGGATAAAACTTGTTAGAAACCTTACAATTAAACCCTGAGCAACTAAAAGCGGCCAAGGCTTTGAAAGGGTATAATTTAGTGATTGCGAGCGCTGGCACAGGGAAGACTTCTACGATTGTGGGGCGCATTTTATACTTGCTTGATAACGGCATCAAGCCTGAAGAAATCTTGCTTTTGACTTTCACCAATAAAGCGAGTAATGAAATGATCGCCAGGGTGGCTAAATATTTTAAATTAAGCTCCAAAATTGAAGCGGGCACTTTCCATGCGGTGGCGTATCGCTATTTAAAAGAGCATTACCCTAATTTAAGCCTGAAGCAACCTAAGGAATTGAGAAAACTTTTAGAAAGCATTGTGGACACTAAAAACGCGCTAACAGATGACGATAAAAAGCCCTACACTTCGCAGCATTTATACGCCCTCTATTCGCTTTACACTAACGCTCTAAAACAAGAAGATTTTAGCGCATGGCTTTCTAGTAAAAACCCTGAACACACGCCATACGCCGCCTTTTAT
This is a stretch of genomic DNA from Helicobacter pylori. It encodes these proteins:
- a CDS encoding class I SAM-dependent methyltransferase; this translates as MNNLDIKTLGQVFTPKNIVDFMLTLKHNHGSVLEPSAGDGSFLKRLKKAVGIEIDPKICPKNALCMDFFDYPLENQFDTIIGNPPYVKHKDIAPSTKEKLHYSLFDERSNLYLFFIEKAIKHLKPKGELIFITPRDFLKSTSSVKLNEWIHKEGTITHFFELGDQKIFPNAMPNCVIFRFCKGDFSRITNDGLQFVCKKGILYFLNQSYTQKLSEIFKVKVGAVSGCDKIFKNEKYGNLEFVTSITKRTNVLEKMVFVNKPNDYLLQHKDSLMQRKIKKFNEDNWFEWGRMHHISPKKRIYVNTKTCQKNPFFIHQCPNYDGSILALFPYNQNLDLQNLCDKLNAINWQELGFVCDGRFLFSQRSLENALLPKDFLN
- the flgD gene encoding flagellar hook assembly protein FlgD; the protein is MAIDLAEVTGAKAAQERKKEQPTIANGLDKNAFMKLFLEQLKNQDPTAPMETDKIITQTAQLTQVEMQEENKKTMQEVASAMKSNKETNESLKDFQGTLKDTMENLNKGMDDSLKANNALREVTALNSVSMIGKIAETDVSGANFDGNNKLSFSLFFDEKIDASKGVPAIQILNENNELVKTISLKDYNGQKGYINFEWDGTNEKGEKVPKGNYKIKAEYNLDSQSKQYLQTRIGRGEVESVIFDKGKPMLRMGEMILPIDSAIEFYKPDQKPIDQKLSDQKALEQKISEQKPLDQKLSDQKLSEQKPQEPLDQKFSDQKPQKLSDQKPQTPPKETA
- a CDS encoding flagellar hook protein FlgE encodes the protein MNDTLLNAYSGIKTHQFGIDSLSNNIANVNTLGYRSNDPEFKTLFSSHLDALNAKSVVANDRNYGVTGSGNVLSNKDGEYMPSEGEFHMAYQGKGWFVIGPNKNGEMTINKDGFSKKQDNFLTRAGNFARDADGYLVTPEGYYVYGIDLKKIKDGTLNSTARDEDIEKLHGNTLSPLQIPQDLTYQPVLSTKVNISVNLNPKDHLKGVQDFFLNDKGEIIKERFLNQDINALANNDNEPIDAITNRKLNVSIQKEDGKKEDFVFTYGDAEKGENQFKTLGDLQKLLKEKTGLDLNLIKSEKDAKSPPLLLEIANPSQTPITFSLSGGIADKLGLKADGMELKKGISRDSVAIKIPYYSTEVDIYDKAGDKYLLQSEYYMTNSNDPTSSPTSKRKNQTWEVKSYIVDPKNKTPINDPTWEIVGFDSATHKMKSAPMTLDFKGNKLTYSLDKSENHDSSDLSYQDSKLLEASQDGKPRGIFRDMRIEENGVISLAFSNGVVEPVARIGILAFTNDQGLRKIGGNLYEMQEGTINGENRPLSGNPILGWDEEGKLKFGKIRHKYLETSNVNAGNALTNLILMQRGYSMNARAFGAGDDMIKEAISLKK
- a CDS encoding flagellar hook-length control protein FliK, with protein sequence MPSPVNPIHTNTNALNGGAKNEVKDAKNAPKSASKDFSKILNQKISKDKTAPKELSSSSTLKTTPKDAKALEKTPTLPHQHAQNLAKNQQAPTLKDWLNHPKTHPTAPHEAQHETHEANETNPKTPNETLNKNEKKPNEVASNAHQTNLPNKNPITPNHANNTNKTPTTPTHSAKDPKTLKDIQTLSQKHDLNASNIQAATTLENKNPLNASDQLALKTTQTPTNHTLAKNDSKNTANLSSVLQSLEKKEPPNKEHANPHNEKKMPPLKEALEMNAIKRDKTLSKKKPEKTPIHAKTQTTAQATTPENALKIPLKTPPLMPLIGANPPNDNIPTPLEKEEKTKEISDNKEKAKETSSSAQSAQNTQASDKTSDNKSIAPKETIKHFTQQLKQEIQEYKPPMSKISMDLFPKELGKVEVTIQKVGKNLKVSVISHNNSLQTFLDNQQDLKNSLNALGFEGVDLSFSQDFSKEQQAPKDQPKEPFKEQELTPLKENALKSYQENTDHENQETSMQITLYA